A portion of the Rubritalea squalenifaciens DSM 18772 genome contains these proteins:
- the rplL gene encoding 50S ribosomal protein L7/L12 — MADLAKIAEELGKLTIIEAAELVKNLEEEWGVSAAAAVAVAGPAAGGGDAAEEKTEFDVVLAEAGGNKIAVIKAVRGVVSGLGLAEAKKLVESAPVALVEGVDKDAADAAKTALEEAGAKVEIK, encoded by the coding sequence ATGGCTGATCTAGCAAAAATTGCTGAAGAACTTGGTAAGCTTACAATCATCGAAGCTGCTGAACTCGTTAAGAACCTTGAAGAAGAGTGGGGTGTATCCGCTGCTGCTGCTGTTGCAGTTGCTGGTCCTGCTGCTGGTGGCGGTGACGCTGCTGAAGAGAAGACTGAATTCGACGTTGTCCTCGCTGAAGCAGGTGGCAACAAGATTGCTGTCATTAAGGCTGTCCGCGGCGTAGTTAGCGGTCTCGGTCTTGCTGAAGCTAAGAAGCTCGTTGAAAGCGCTCCAGTTGCCCTCGTTGAAGGTGTTGACAAAGACGCTGCAGACGCTGCCAAGACGGCTCTCGAAGAAGCCGGCGCCAAGGTCGAAATCAAGTAA
- the rpoB gene encoding DNA-directed RNA polymerase subunit beta: MAERRYFGTIEEVIEPPNLIEVQSKSYEDFLQKDVPASQRIETGLQAVLMEVFPIKSYDETIELDFISYDIEDPKATALESLQTGESFSAALYVTFKLKDETGTKKERVYMGELPMMTRRGTFVINGAERVIVSQLHRSPGICFEKSLHLNGKELFSFRIIPDRGSWLETQFDTNDLLYVYLDRRRRRRKFLATTFLRALGYPSNRDLVSNFYDIETLKLKDSMDEEELSSKVPFEDVLDGEVVVAKQYEPLTIGVVRQLIALGYKSLDVVDSRQDEILLKTLKKDPSHDEESALKDIYKKLRPGDPPTAANARALLKRLFFDAKKYDLTRVGRYKINQKLGIKVDGGERTMVGEDFLHATKYLLKLKKGDGVLDDIDHLGSRRVRAVGELLANQCRVGLARTERLVKERMTLFDVNIEGMTPQKLINPKALSAVVRDFFGRSQLSQFMDQTNPLAELTHKRRLSALGPGGLNRDRAGFEVRDVHPSHYGRICPIETPEGPNIGLINSMCTYARINEFGFIETPYRKVVNSKVTNEIEYITADQEENFLIAQANNPIDKGGNFLNERVTARERGGEFIEVDPATVDYMDVSPKQLVSVAAGLIPFLEHDDANRALMGSNMQRQGVPLLVSEAPFVGTGLEAKSAQDSRAVVVSESEGIVAASTGEVIIVSKDGELPVPDEAFLSDNFCVKSDLEKGIYVYPLRKFMRSNAGTCMNQKPIVKRGDKVKIGSVLADGPNTEGGELALGRNVLVAFMPWNGYNFEDAIVISERVVKEDVYTSIHISEYECAARDTKLGPEEITRDIPNVGEEALKNLDHDGIVRIGAEVKPGDILVGKITPKSETELAPEERLLRAIFGEKAADVKDTSLRVPSGTVGIVQDIRISTHGVARRKSGDVDPAEMKKQLKKINDDYKKKKDALTDQLTEKLSDILLGEKIPLDVVNAQSGEIIIPANRKITKTLLRKLAAIHDHIEIDPSPIRNKILEIISSFESRFQELDTDRERRLDQMESGDEIDPGVIKEVKVYVAKKRKLSVGDKMAGRHGNKGVVATIVPEEDMPFLDDGTPVDICLNPLGVPSRMNVGQVLETHLGVAAKALGFTVATPIFDGIPESKIWEFMSEAKKVDGYTWVGDGKDGSTGGKSTLYDGRTGEAFHQPVVVGYIYMLKLGHLVADKIHARAVGPYSLVTQQPLGGKAQYGGQRFGEMEVWALEAYGAAYTLQEMLTVKSDDVQGRTRIYEAIVKGDNNLEAGTPESFNVLIKEMQSLGLDVRPGKGLAPQDDEIPGVTGGSDDFSLDDLTL, encoded by the coding sequence ATGGCCGAAAGACGCTACTTCGGAACTATTGAGGAAGTGATTGAACCACCAAACCTCATTGAAGTTCAATCCAAGTCCTATGAAGATTTCCTTCAGAAAGATGTGCCTGCTAGCCAGCGCATTGAGACCGGCTTGCAAGCCGTACTGATGGAAGTTTTCCCCATCAAAAGCTATGACGAGACAATTGAGCTCGACTTCATTTCCTACGACATTGAAGACCCCAAGGCGACTGCTTTGGAATCCCTCCAGACCGGAGAGAGCTTCAGTGCTGCTCTCTACGTCACTTTCAAGCTGAAGGATGAGACTGGTACCAAGAAGGAGCGTGTATACATGGGTGAACTTCCTATGATGACCCGCCGTGGTACTTTCGTAATCAACGGTGCTGAGCGTGTAATCGTTTCTCAGCTTCACCGTTCCCCTGGTATCTGCTTCGAGAAGTCACTCCACCTCAATGGTAAGGAACTATTCAGCTTCCGCATCATTCCTGACCGTGGCTCCTGGCTCGAAACTCAGTTCGATACCAACGACCTGCTTTACGTCTATCTTGATCGCCGTCGCCGCAGAAGAAAGTTCCTTGCGACTACTTTCCTCCGTGCCCTTGGTTACCCAAGCAACCGCGATCTCGTTTCCAATTTCTACGACATTGAAACCCTTAAGCTCAAGGACAGCATGGATGAGGAGGAGCTTTCCTCCAAAGTTCCATTCGAAGACGTCCTCGACGGTGAGGTTGTTGTTGCCAAGCAGTATGAGCCACTCACCATCGGTGTTGTGCGCCAGCTCATCGCTCTTGGCTACAAGTCACTCGACGTAGTTGATTCTCGTCAGGATGAGATCCTTCTCAAGACACTGAAGAAAGATCCTTCTCACGACGAAGAGTCTGCTCTCAAAGATATCTACAAGAAGCTCCGCCCAGGAGATCCTCCGACAGCCGCAAACGCACGTGCACTTCTCAAGCGTCTCTTCTTCGACGCCAAGAAGTACGACCTGACTCGCGTTGGCCGTTACAAGATCAACCAGAAGCTCGGCATCAAAGTCGACGGTGGTGAGCGTACCATGGTGGGTGAAGACTTCCTCCACGCTACCAAGTACCTTCTCAAACTGAAGAAGGGTGACGGTGTTCTTGATGACATCGACCACCTTGGTTCACGCCGCGTGCGTGCTGTTGGTGAACTTCTCGCCAACCAGTGCCGTGTCGGTCTTGCCCGTACTGAGCGTCTTGTTAAGGAGCGTATGACCCTTTTCGATGTAAACATCGAGGGTATGACTCCACAGAAGCTGATCAACCCGAAGGCTCTCTCCGCCGTTGTGCGTGACTTCTTCGGCCGTTCTCAGCTCTCCCAGTTCATGGACCAGACTAACCCGCTTGCCGAGCTTACTCACAAGCGCCGTCTGTCCGCTCTTGGTCCAGGTGGTTTGAACCGTGACCGTGCCGGCTTCGAGGTGCGAGACGTTCACCCATCTCACTATGGCCGTATCTGCCCGATTGAGACTCCTGAAGGTCCAAACATTGGTCTGATCAACTCCATGTGTACTTATGCTCGTATCAACGAGTTTGGTTTCATCGAGACACCATACCGCAAGGTGGTGAACTCCAAGGTGACTAATGAGATCGAGTACATTACTGCTGACCAAGAAGAAAACTTCCTGATCGCCCAGGCGAACAACCCAATCGACAAGGGTGGAAACTTCCTCAATGAGCGTGTTACTGCCCGTGAGCGTGGTGGTGAGTTCATCGAGGTGGATCCAGCGACTGTCGACTACATGGACGTTTCTCCTAAGCAGCTCGTATCTGTAGCTGCTGGTCTGATTCCATTCCTCGAGCACGATGATGCGAACCGCGCTCTGATGGGATCAAACATGCAACGCCAGGGTGTACCTCTCCTCGTTTCCGAGGCTCCGTTCGTAGGTACAGGTCTTGAGGCCAAGTCCGCTCAGGACTCCCGCGCAGTGGTCGTTTCCGAGTCTGAAGGCATCGTGGCAGCCTCCACTGGTGAGGTGATCATCGTATCCAAGGATGGTGAGCTTCCAGTACCTGATGAGGCATTCCTCTCTGACAACTTCTGTGTAAAGAGTGACCTCGAGAAGGGCATCTATGTTTACCCACTTCGTAAGTTCATGCGCTCCAACGCGGGCACCTGCATGAACCAGAAGCCTATCGTCAAGCGTGGCGACAAGGTGAAGATTGGTTCTGTCCTCGCTGATGGTCCAAACACCGAAGGTGGTGAGCTCGCTCTTGGCCGTAACGTTCTCGTAGCGTTCATGCCATGGAACGGTTATAACTTCGAGGATGCTATCGTGATCTCTGAGCGTGTGGTTAAGGAAGACGTTTACACTTCCATCCACATCTCTGAATACGAGTGTGCTGCTCGTGACACCAAGCTCGGACCAGAAGAAATCACTCGCGATATTCCGAACGTTGGTGAAGAGGCTCTTAAGAACCTCGACCACGATGGTATCGTACGTATCGGTGCTGAGGTGAAGCCTGGCGACATCCTTGTCGGTAAGATCACTCCTAAGTCCGAAACTGAGCTTGCTCCAGAAGAGCGCCTCCTTCGTGCGATCTTCGGTGAGAAGGCTGCTGACGTTAAGGATACCTCACTCCGCGTGCCATCCGGTACAGTCGGTATCGTGCAGGACATCCGTATCTCTACCCACGGTGTTGCCCGTCGTAAGAGCGGTGACGTCGATCCGGCTGAGATGAAGAAGCAACTCAAGAAGATCAACGACGACTACAAGAAGAAGAAAGATGCTCTCACTGACCAGCTCACTGAGAAGCTTTCCGACATCCTTCTTGGCGAGAAGATCCCACTCGACGTAGTGAACGCTCAGTCCGGTGAGATCATCATCCCTGCGAACCGTAAGATCACGAAGACTCTTCTTCGCAAGCTTGCAGCGATCCACGATCACATCGAGATCGATCCATCCCCGATCCGTAACAAGATCCTTGAGATCATCTCCAGCTTCGAGAGCCGCTTCCAGGAGCTCGATACTGACCGTGAGCGCCGTCTTGACCAGATGGAGTCCGGTGATGAGATTGATCCAGGCGTGATCAAGGAAGTTAAGGTCTATGTTGCCAAGAAGCGTAAACTTTCCGTTGGTGATAAGATGGCTGGTCGTCACGGTAACAAGGGTGTTGTAGCGACTATCGTTCCAGAAGAGGATATGCCATTCCTTGATGACGGTACTCCAGTAGATATCTGCTTGAACCCACTCGGCGTGCCTTCACGTATGAACGTGGGACAGGTTCTCGAGACTCACCTTGGTGTTGCTGCCAAGGCTCTCGGATTCACTGTGGCTACTCCGATTTTCGATGGTATTCCTGAATCGAAGATCTGGGAGTTCATGTCCGAAGCCAAGAAAGTCGACGGCTACACATGGGTCGGTGACGGTAAGGACGGCTCCACAGGAGGTAAGTCTACACTCTATGACGGCCGCACAGGTGAAGCTTTCCACCAGCCGGTGGTGGTAGGTTATATCTACATGCTGAAGCTCGGTCACTTGGTGGCTGATAAGATCCACGCCCGTGCCGTTGGTCCATACTCTCTCGTCACCCAGCAGCCGCTCGGTGGTAAGGCTCAGTACGGTGGTCAGCGATTCGGTGAGATGGAGGTCTGGGCCCTTGAGGCCTACGGTGCCGCCTACACACTGCAGGAGATGCTCACTGTGAAGTCCGACGATGTTCAGGGCCGTACACGCATCTACGAAGCGATCGTGAAAGGTGACAACAACCTGGAGGCTGGTACTCCGGAGTCCTTCAACGTTCTTATCAAGGAAATGCAGTCCCTCGGTCTCGACGTACGTCCAGGCAAGGGCCTCGCTCCACAAGACGACGAAATTCCAGGTGTGACTGGTGGTTCGGATGACTTCTCACTCGACGACCTCACCCTTTAA
- the rpoC gene encoding DNA-directed RNA polymerase subunit beta' yields the protein MSVETNLRELFGVDEKPDSFDHVAITVANPDTIRGWSKGEVKNPETINYRTFKPEKGGLFCERIFGPTRDWECACGKYKRIKHKGVVCDRCGVEVTLSRVRRERMGHIELAVPVTHIWFYKCMPSRIGLMLDMSARHLERVIYYEDFIVTDPGQSPLERGQLLTETELRDAEEDYGEETFRAGMGAEALQDLLSQVNLAELVKQLQEEMENTRSKQTMKKLAKRLKLAQGFASSKTRPEWMIMNVLPVIPPDLRPLVPLEGGRFATSDLNDLYRRVINRNNRLMNLLQLKTPEVIIRNEKRMLQEAVDALFDNGRHGRAVTGAGNRALKSLSDMLKGKGGRFRQNLLGKRVDYSGRSVIVVGPELKLGQCGLPKKMALTLFEPFIIRRLKELGYCHTVRSAKKMIDRKTTEVWDILAEVTKGHPVLLNRAPTLHRLSIQAFEPVLIEGSAIRVHPLVCTAYNADFDGDQMAVHVPLSVEAQMEARQLMLAPNNIFSPSSGKPITTPSQDIILGNYYLTYSRTRTATEIEADKEKHFPLFENTTEVEFAIASRKLKYHDIIRLRNPDLDKKTVYGNKESKIIETTPGRVRFNEIWPEGVGFINFNVGKKQIGDVIWRCYQVAGKSATVDALDKLKSLGFTEATRSGTSIGLVDMVIPEEKPAELKNAYAEIDKVEKLYRDGVITNNERYQKVVDIWTHATDNIANALYRKLEHNDGSKMANPLFMMVDSGARGNKAQIKQLSGMRGLMAKPSGEIIERPITSNFREGLSVLEYFISTHGARKGLADTALKTADSGYMTRKLVDVSQDVIITQHDCDTVNGITVQPIYDGEEEVASLSMRIYGRTSCEEVRDPVSGDIIIKVNDIVSEEQAQRVENIGRQQLKIRSVLTCESERGCCARCYGLNLATGKIGQHGEAVGIIAAQSIGEPGTQLTMRTFHVGGVATSSFKQPIIKAKNSGKVVYKDLRTVQDADGNWVVLNKNGSISIQDKNGLEVEDHNVVIGSVISVKDGESVKKGATFVTWDPYNVPILTEKGGKVEFRDMIAGITMANETDKETGKKGMVVTEHKEDLHPQVVIVSEDTGEVLASYSIPVGAHLSVKEGQVVGGGTQLARTPRKVAKTKDITGGLPRIAELFEARKPKDACTIAKIDGVVSFGGNVRGKKKVIVTNPESGDSADHLVPMGKHVIVAEGDPIKAGEQITEGPVSPEDLLEACGAQVLQEHLVNEVQEVYRVQGVEINDKHIEIIIRQMLRKVKITEPGDTEFLWGDQVDRSAFNAANKTVVAQGGMPAEGEAVLLGITKASLETDSFISAASFQDTTRVLTEAATLGRVDMLQGFKENVIMGHLIPAGTGFPKHKETRFEFTVEEPEPIVEEVSEVEAASGDAESA from the coding sequence ATGAGTGTTGAAACAAATCTTCGCGAGCTCTTCGGAGTAGATGAAAAGCCAGATTCTTTCGATCACGTAGCCATTACGGTTGCTAATCCGGATACAATCCGTGGCTGGTCCAAGGGTGAAGTTAAGAACCCTGAAACAATCAACTACCGTACTTTCAAGCCTGAGAAGGGCGGTCTCTTCTGTGAGCGCATCTTCGGTCCTACACGTGACTGGGAGTGTGCTTGTGGTAAGTACAAGCGTATCAAACACAAGGGTGTCGTCTGTGACCGATGCGGTGTGGAGGTAACTCTCTCCCGTGTACGTCGTGAGCGTATGGGGCACATCGAACTGGCAGTACCAGTGACACACATCTGGTTCTACAAGTGCATGCCATCCCGTATCGGCCTCATGCTCGACATGAGTGCACGTCACCTTGAGCGCGTGATCTACTACGAAGACTTCATCGTAACAGATCCTGGCCAAAGCCCACTTGAGCGCGGTCAGCTCCTTACAGAGACAGAACTTCGTGACGCTGAAGAAGACTACGGTGAGGAAACATTCCGCGCAGGTATGGGTGCAGAGGCTCTTCAGGATCTTCTCTCCCAGGTGAATCTTGCTGAGCTCGTTAAGCAGCTCCAGGAGGAAATGGAGAATACACGCTCCAAGCAGACCATGAAGAAGCTGGCCAAGCGCCTCAAGCTTGCTCAAGGTTTCGCTTCCTCCAAGACTCGCCCAGAGTGGATGATCATGAACGTACTTCCAGTGATTCCACCGGACCTTCGTCCGCTGGTTCCACTCGAAGGTGGCCGCTTCGCGACATCAGATCTGAACGACCTCTACCGTCGTGTGATCAACCGTAATAACCGTTTGATGAACCTTCTGCAGCTCAAGACTCCAGAAGTGATTATCCGAAATGAGAAGCGCATGCTGCAGGAAGCTGTGGACGCCCTCTTCGACAACGGTCGTCACGGTCGTGCAGTGACAGGTGCCGGTAACCGCGCACTTAAGTCTCTCTCCGACATGCTCAAAGGTAAGGGCGGACGTTTCCGTCAGAACCTTCTTGGTAAGCGTGTGGACTACTCCGGTCGTTCCGTGATCGTGGTTGGTCCTGAGCTTAAGCTAGGTCAGTGTGGTCTTCCTAAGAAGATGGCTCTTACCTTGTTCGAGCCATTCATCATTCGCCGCCTCAAGGAGCTTGGCTACTGCCACACTGTGCGTTCTGCCAAGAAGATGATCGACCGCAAGACCACCGAGGTCTGGGACATCCTTGCTGAAGTTACCAAGGGACACCCGGTTCTCCTGAACCGCGCCCCGACTCTTCACAGACTCTCCATCCAGGCATTCGAGCCTGTGCTGATTGAGGGTTCCGCTATCCGTGTACACCCACTCGTATGTACAGCTTATAACGCTGACTTCGATGGTGACCAGATGGCTGTGCACGTGCCACTTTCCGTGGAAGCTCAGATGGAAGCGCGCCAGCTCATGCTTGCGCCAAACAACATCTTCTCACCTTCCTCCGGTAAGCCGATCACCACTCCTTCCCAGGATATCATTCTTGGTAACTACTACCTCACTTACAGCCGTACCCGTACAGCTACTGAGATCGAGGCAGACAAGGAGAAGCACTTCCCGCTGTTCGAGAACACCACTGAGGTGGAGTTCGCCATCGCTTCACGTAAGCTCAAGTATCACGACATCATCCGTCTCCGTAACCCAGACCTCGATAAGAAGACTGTCTACGGTAACAAAGAGTCCAAGATCATCGAAACCACACCAGGTCGTGTGCGTTTCAACGAGATCTGGCCTGAAGGTGTTGGCTTCATCAACTTCAATGTTGGTAAGAAGCAGATCGGTGACGTTATCTGGCGTTGCTACCAGGTTGCTGGTAAGTCCGCTACTGTGGATGCACTGGACAAGCTGAAGTCCCTTGGTTTCACCGAGGCTACACGCTCCGGTACATCCATTGGTCTGGTTGACATGGTTATTCCAGAAGAGAAGCCAGCTGAGTTGAAGAACGCATACGCGGAAATCGACAAGGTTGAGAAGCTCTACCGTGACGGTGTTATCACCAACAACGAACGCTACCAGAAGGTGGTGGATATCTGGACACACGCTACAGATAACATCGCTAACGCTCTCTACCGTAAGCTTGAGCACAACGATGGTAGCAAGATGGCCAACCCACTCTTCATGATGGTTGACTCCGGTGCTCGTGGTAACAAGGCACAGATTAAGCAGCTTTCCGGTATGCGCGGTCTTATGGCCAAGCCATCCGGTGAGATTATCGAACGCCCGATTACCTCTAACTTCCGTGAGGGTCTCTCCGTACTGGAATACTTCATTTCCACACACGGTGCGCGTAAGGGGCTTGCTGATACCGCGCTTAAGACTGCGGACTCCGGTTACATGACTCGTAAGCTGGTGGACGTATCTCAGGATGTGATCATCACTCAACACGACTGTGATACTGTCAATGGTATCACTGTGCAGCCGATCTACGACGGTGAGGAAGAAGTAGCTTCACTCTCCATGCGCATCTACGGCCGTACTTCCTGTGAAGAGGTCAGAGATCCAGTTTCAGGTGACATTATCATCAAGGTGAACGACATCGTTTCTGAAGAGCAGGCACAACGCGTCGAGAACATCGGCCGTCAGCAGCTCAAGATCCGTTCCGTTCTTACCTGTGAATCCGAGCGTGGTTGCTGTGCTCGATGCTATGGTCTCAACCTCGCTACCGGTAAGATCGGTCAGCACGGTGAAGCTGTAGGTATCATCGCTGCCCAGTCCATTGGTGAGCCTGGTACACAGCTTACCATGCGTACCTTCCACGTGGGTGGTGTTGCTACATCATCCTTCAAACAGCCAATCATCAAGGCGAAGAACTCCGGTAAGGTTGTCTACAAGGACCTCCGCACCGTACAGGACGCTGATGGTAACTGGGTTGTTCTGAACAAGAACGGTTCTATCTCCATCCAGGACAAGAACGGTCTCGAAGTGGAAGATCACAACGTGGTCATCGGTTCCGTGATTTCCGTCAAGGATGGTGAATCTGTGAAGAAGGGAGCTACCTTCGTAACTTGGGATCCATACAACGTGCCAATTCTTACCGAAAAAGGTGGTAAGGTTGAGTTCCGAGACATGATCGCTGGCATCACCATGGCCAACGAGACTGACAAGGAAACAGGCAAGAAGGGTATGGTTGTTACCGAGCACAAGGAAGACCTTCACCCACAGGTTGTCATCGTTAGCGAAGATACAGGCGAAGTTCTGGCTTCATACTCCATTCCAGTTGGCGCTCACCTTTCCGTCAAGGAAGGTCAGGTCGTCGGTGGCGGTACTCAGCTCGCAAGAACTCCACGTAAAGTGGCCAAGACCAAGGATATTACCGGTGGTCTTCCACGTATTGCCGAGCTCTTCGAAGCACGTAAGCCAAAGGATGCTTGCACCATCGCCAAGATCGACGGTGTTGTCTCCTTCGGTGGTAACGTCCGCGGTAAGAAGAAGGTTATCGTGACTAACCCAGAAAGCGGTGATTCTGCGGATCATCTCGTGCCTATGGGTAAACACGTGATCGTTGCCGAAGGTGACCCAATCAAGGCAGGTGAGCAGATCACTGAAGGTCCAGTATCTCCAGAAGATCTCCTCGAAGCTTGTGGCGCCCAGGTTCTTCAAGAGCACCTCGTGAACGAAGTTCAGGAAGTTTACCGAGTCCAGGGTGTAGAAATTAACGATAAGCACATCGAGATCATCATCCGTCAGATGCTCCGCAAGGTGAAGATCACCGAGCCGGGCGATACTGAATTCCTCTGGGGCGACCAGGTTGATCGCAGTGCCTTCAATGCTGCGAACAAGACTGTCGTGGCTCAGGGCGGTATGCCTGCTGAAGGTGAGGCTGTTCTTCTCGGTATCACCAAGGCTTCCCTTGAGACTGACTCCTTTATCTCCGCTGCTTCCTTCCAGGACACCACTCGTGTTCTTACCGAGGCAGCTACCCTTGGCCGCGTAGATATGCTCCAAGGCTTCAAGGAGAACGTGATCATGGGTCACCTCATCCCGGCTGGTACCGGCTTCCCGAAACACAAGGAGACTCGTTTCGAGTTCACTGTGGAGGAGCCAGAGCCGATCGTTGAAGAGGTCTCTGAGGTTGAAGCAGCATCTGGTGATGCTGAATCCGCCTAG
- a CDS encoding acyl-CoA desaturase has translation MFNNFPFHRVNWKTSIFLILTFIVAVVATPIYIYHYGLDWFQVGMFFFYTVATIMSITLGYHRLFSHLAFKAKWPVRLATLLFGAAAFENSCLSWASDHRHHHKHTDHEGDPYDISRGFFYAHIGWLLFKLDPMPLMNNVGDLRKDKMVMWQHKWVHLIGAVVGLVVPTLLGYWYKGAEGALGAFLLAGILRIVVVQHCTFFINSLCHTIGSRPYNSGNSARDSAIMAFFTCGEGYHNYHHAFQHDYRNGVKPWQFDPTKWMIWFLSKLGLASNLRRVPQEKILLAEMREAQRLLEQQRMGVIKREESCPLRQRAEEALEGFSATLTNCCSQLEEAVANKVTLSKAAMVKIQSEIRQVSRKLGKFKPSFS, from the coding sequence ATGTTCAACAATTTCCCATTTCACCGAGTTAACTGGAAGACCAGTATTTTCCTGATCCTCACCTTCATTGTCGCTGTCGTAGCGACACCAATCTACATCTATCATTATGGACTGGATTGGTTCCAAGTAGGTATGTTCTTCTTCTACACTGTGGCCACCATCATGAGTATTACGCTCGGCTATCACAGATTGTTCTCTCACCTTGCTTTTAAGGCTAAGTGGCCTGTGCGTCTGGCTACCTTGCTCTTTGGTGCCGCAGCATTTGAGAATTCCTGCCTCAGCTGGGCATCAGATCACCGTCATCACCACAAGCACACTGATCACGAAGGTGACCCTTATGATATTTCCCGTGGCTTCTTCTACGCCCACATTGGCTGGTTGCTCTTCAAGCTGGATCCAATGCCTCTGATGAATAACGTGGGTGACCTTCGTAAGGACAAAATGGTCATGTGGCAGCACAAGTGGGTACACCTCATCGGCGCTGTTGTAGGTCTCGTGGTTCCAACACTCCTTGGTTACTGGTACAAAGGTGCTGAAGGTGCACTTGGCGCGTTTCTTTTGGCTGGTATCCTGCGTATCGTCGTAGTTCAGCACTGCACCTTCTTCATCAATTCCCTTTGCCACACCATTGGTAGCCGCCCATACAACTCCGGAAACTCCGCTCGTGACTCCGCGATCATGGCCTTCTTCACCTGTGGTGAGGGTTATCACAACTATCACCATGCATTCCAGCATGACTACCGTAACGGTGTGAAGCCTTGGCAGTTTGATCCTACCAAGTGGATGATCTGGTTCCTCTCTAAGCTTGGTCTCGCATCCAACCTTCGCCGCGTGCCTCAGGAGAAGATTCTTCTCGCTGAAATGCGTGAAGCTCAGAGACTTCTTGAGCAGCAGAGAATGGGTGTCATCAAGCGTGAAGAGTCTTGTCCTCTTCGTCAGCGCGCAGAAGAAGCTCTTGAAGGTTTCTCGGCTACTCTGACAAATTGCTGTAGTCAGCTTGAAGAGGCTGTTGCTAATAAAGTGACTCTCTCCAAGGCCGCTATGGTTAAAATCCAGTCAGAAATTAGACAGGTCTCCAGAAAGCTTGGTAAATTCAAACCTTCATTTAGCTAA
- a CDS encoding thioredoxin domain-containing protein encodes MGDSSEKVLTEERRKGLNYVKLSTPDEVDRWKQEPNVLVLTDYFDEGSKECVESAKYLDSLATKYGDKVAILRINVSDSPALKKYARSRGINRFPSMEMHLNGRKMDKVLGSLNYDALENIVSGYVEKIPESIVVRDDFKKPIVVAKQKGELPPGVERVKIPSNAPDLSDRLPNKVLNRSSDAN; translated from the coding sequence ATGGGTGATAGTAGTGAGAAGGTTCTAACGGAAGAGAGGAGGAAAGGCTTAAATTACGTTAAGCTGAGTACTCCTGATGAGGTAGACCGCTGGAAGCAAGAGCCGAACGTTTTGGTTCTCACTGATTATTTTGACGAAGGTTCCAAGGAGTGCGTGGAAAGCGCCAAGTACTTGGATTCACTGGCTACTAAGTATGGAGACAAGGTAGCCATCCTTAGAATTAATGTATCTGATTCTCCGGCACTCAAGAAGTATGCACGTTCCCGGGGGATCAACCGATTCCCTTCGATGGAGATGCACTTGAATGGGAGAAAGATGGACAAGGTTCTTGGTAGTCTCAATTATGATGCCTTGGAGAACATTGTCTCGGGCTATGTGGAAAAGATACCGGAAAGCATTGTTGTCCGGGATGATTTCAAAAAACCGATTGTGGTTGCTAAGCAGAAAGGCGAGTTGCCACCAGGTGTTGAGAGAGTGAAAATTCCATCGAATGCGCCCGATTTGAGTGATCGCCTGCCCAACAAGGTGCTGAATAGGTCTTCTGATGCCAACTGA
- a CDS encoding thioredoxin family protein: MHLAKNLILAFSLSALMTSCDKVKTIVDEVTGNDKPKERVVGRSHIVSSGRETLDKWKAEPNVFVVVDFYSDTCEPCRVLEASLKEMASKYGDKSVILKVNIDRNSALADEYGVSGTPDVRCYLNGEEVDKFVGTKPDDQLDKIFAKHTKEIDDDLPILEREVETEPSGPITVQREKGYLPPGVERAKIPKDMKGQMQISSPGKKGSTEPKPIIDLGPAPQEDEPEKSE; this comes from the coding sequence ATGCATTTAGCGAAAAACCTGATACTGGCATTCTCGTTGTCTGCCTTGATGACGTCATGCGATAAGGTGAAGACCATAGTGGACGAGGTGACTGGCAATGATAAGCCTAAGGAGCGAGTAGTCGGGCGTAGCCACATTGTTTCATCTGGTAGAGAGACTTTGGATAAGTGGAAAGCAGAGCCCAATGTTTTCGTAGTCGTAGATTTCTACAGTGACACTTGTGAGCCATGCAGGGTCCTTGAGGCAAGTTTGAAAGAGATGGCCTCCAAGTATGGGGATAAATCGGTTATTCTCAAAGTGAATATAGACCGTAACAGTGCCTTGGCGGATGAGTACGGGGTGAGTGGCACTCCAGATGTACGGTGCTATTTGAACGGTGAAGAGGTTGATAAATTTGTAGGTACGAAGCCTGATGATCAACTCGACAAAATCTTTGCCAAGCACACCAAGGAGATCGATGATGATCTTCCTATCCTAGAGCGAGAGGTCGAGACAGAGCCTTCCGGGCCGATCACCGTGCAGCGCGAAAAGGGTTATCTCCCTCCTGGTGTTGAAAGAGCCAAAATTCCCAAGGATATGAAGGGGCAGATGCAAATCTCTTCTCCTGGTAAAAAAGGATCAACGGAGCCGAAGCCGATTATTGATCTAGGGCCAGCTCCTCAGGAGGATGAGCCTGAGAAATCTGAGTAA